TGATGGCTTCCAGTACAGACAGATCACGGGAATCAAAAAAGTTGAATCCGCGATAGGTTCGTTCCTTTTCCCTCCGGGAATGACTGACTTCATCCAATTTCTTCCTGCCGCTGCTGTGATCATCAAAGGATGAGATAAATTCAAGGTATCTGTAATTCGCAGATTTCAGGATTGTGAATAACTGATATAAGCTGTAAATACTCTTTTTTAAAGGGGCTTTCCGAATATCGGATGTTCCATCCCTATGCTGAACTTCCCGCTCCACACGGAACGTACTGATATCATTGCAGGTGCTTTCAATTCGCAGTACACAGCCAAACTTGTCATACATTTTTATGGACACATCACCCATGTGGTGCTTGATCCTCGTTCCGAGGATGCGCTGATTATAGTTTGTGCCAATCTCTTTGGTACAGTTATAAGTGATTCGCTGTCCAAGGAAAGTGGCGATGTTGTCAGGCTTCACAGTATATATCGCAGTGTGGATGATTTCATCATAGATTGGTGCCAGGTATTCCGGCTTACGGAACATGATATCCGTGGCACATTCGATCTGCTGAACCGTCCAGGTATAACCCAGCCCGAGAGATTCCGGAACGGGACTGTAGCGTCTGGCAAAGACATCGAGAACTTTATGGAGCCCTTGCGGGTTGATACGGTCAGAAAGTTTCTGAGCAGTTTCAATATCGGAGATTTCAAGGAACGCGTTGTCCTGCATCCGGTAAGAAAGCTGTTTTTTATCAAGCTTATAGGCGAGCAGGTTATGACCGTTCATGTAAAACTGAAGACGGAAAGGCGGCCATGTAGGGACACGAAGATAGCAAAGGCCAAGTTCCCTGTCGATAAAATAGAAATAGTAATGAAGACACTTGCTCTGGTCAAACTTCAGGAAGGTCTTCCCAGTTGTTTTATCATGCCAGGGCCTGTAGGTATTACAGCATTCCATAGCAGAAAAGATATGGATCAGACCTTCCGTTTTTCCGGTTTCGGCAATGATGTTCTGGATGCGGTCATCTTTTCGAAAAGCATGGAGTTTTCGGATGAACTCAATTTCCATTCCATTTTCGTGAGCAATCTTTTCCGCATTCTGACGGACCTGTTCCGTAAGGGGCTGGGAGAAACTGGTGGGATAATCAAAAATACGGATACCGTTGAGTTTCATATAGGCAGTCATTGCTTCCGCATGGCTCCAGTTTGGGATATATCCCTGAATGATCATGCGGTCATAACAGGTAATGATGCCATGAATTTTATCAACGTATTTATCAGTGAGTAACATATAAAAACCCCCTTTTTCTTTAGAATAACACAAGGGGTAGAAAATAAAAATAACTTTTCCGGTTTATCCGGGTTAGGGAAAAAGGAGGAGCAGTTATGATAGGGGCAAATACAAAAACAAACAAACCGGCCATGATTTTCTTGGTATTAGGGCTGATCACCATTGCATTTCCGTTGTATCTGACGGTAGTCATTGCATTTAAACAGCCGTCAGAGATGACCAACAGTATTTCCGGAATCTTGTCACTGCCAAGCTCCTGGAGTCTGGAAAATTTCCGGGAAGCTATGCGGGTGACGGATTTCTGGAATTCTCTTGGCAACAGTCTTTTCATCACATTGGTCACAGTTGCTCTCAGTATTGTGATCCATTCCATGATCGGATATGCCATTGGAAGAAATAAAGCGCACAGTAAAGGGTATAATCTGGTGTACTTATACATTGTCAGCGGGATGTTTGTTCCGTTTGCGATTCTTATGATGCCT
This window of the Mediterraneibacter gnavus ATCC 29149 genome carries:
- a CDS encoding MarR family transcriptional regulator, coding for MLLTDKYVDKIHGIITCYDRMIIQGYIPNWSHAEAMTAYMKLNGIRIFDYPTSFSQPLTEQVRQNAEKIAHENGMEIEFIRKLHAFRKDDRIQNIIAETGKTEGLIHIFSAMECCNTYRPWHDKTTGKTFLKFDQSKCLHYYFYFIDRELGLCYLRVPTWPPFRLQFYMNGHNLLAYKLDKKQLSYRMQDNAFLEISDIETAQKLSDRINPQGLHKVLDVFARRYSPVPESLGLGYTWTVQQIECATDIMFRKPEYLAPIYDEIIHTAIYTVKPDNIATFLGQRITYNCTKEIGTNYNQRILGTRIKHHMGDVSIKMYDKFGCVLRIESTCNDISTFRVEREVQHRDGTSDIRKAPLKKSIYSLYQLFTILKSANYRYLEFISSFDDHSSGRKKLDEVSHSRREKERTYRGFNFFDSRDLSVLEAISKGEYMTFGIQGKQIRQHLPKITPSAMTRIFKRLKVHGLIEKIPGSYKYLITALGKEIIAAGLSIKNLILVPALTS